A stretch of the bacterium genome encodes the following:
- a CDS encoding class I SAM-dependent methyltransferase gives MSEGFDPAVVAKYERDTWNRCADSYDETFAGFTRETVPLVVEAAEIGVGTRVLEIGSGPGHVAGLLAKAGASVTGVDFSLDMVEVAQRNHPEIAFQEADAEQLPFEAGSFDAVVANFVVHHLARPEAVFAEVSRVLKPGGRFAFVVWGAPEEQSSIGAFFGAVEAHHDLQELPQGPLFGVIERMVYEPLLTGAGLAGCNLSTHGVTWRTDSLSPVLKGFWDWGNMALLPSETQKKIEETTRENARPYEQDGGYSFPHSVLLGSARKG, from the coding sequence ATGAGTGAAGGCTTTGATCCAGCTGTGGTTGCGAAGTATGAGCGCGACACATGGAACCGCTGTGCGGACAGCTACGATGAGACGTTTGCGGGCTTCACGAGAGAGACAGTCCCACTCGTAGTAGAGGCGGCGGAGATCGGGGTGGGGACGAGGGTTCTGGAAATAGGTTCCGGTCCTGGGCACGTGGCTGGTTTACTGGCTAAGGCTGGCGCAAGCGTGACCGGAGTGGACTTCTCATTAGATATGGTGGAAGTCGCTCAGAGAAACCATCCAGAGATTGCGTTTCAAGAAGCAGATGCTGAGCAGCTTCCCTTCGAGGCAGGCTCCTTCGATGCTGTTGTTGCGAATTTCGTAGTTCACCACCTAGCGCGGCCTGAGGCGGTCTTTGCAGAGGTCAGCCGAGTCCTCAAACCGGGTGGACGTTTTGCGTTCGTGGTCTGGGGGGCACCCGAGGAGCAGAGTAGCATCGGGGCGTTCTTTGGTGCGGTCGAGGCACATCATGACTTGCAGGAACTTCCCCAAGGCCCTCTTTTTGGCGTCATCGAGCGGATGGTCTATGAGCCTCTACTGACGGGCGCTGGCCTGGCCGGCTGCAACCTCTCGACACATGGAGTGACATGGAGAACTGACTCGCTCAGCCCCGTTCTCAAAGGGTTTTGGGACTGGGGCAATATGGCGTTGTTGCCGTCGGAGACCCAGAAGAAAATAGAAGAGACGACACGCGAGAACGCGCGACCCTATGAGCAAGATGGAGGGTACTCTTTTCCTCATTCGGTCCTGCTGGGTAGTGCGCGGAAGGGTTAA
- a CDS encoding type II toxin-antitoxin system HicA family toxin — MSPKLRRLTSREVPAALRAFGFEVVATRGSHAKLRRELADGARQVLTIPLHRELAPGTLHAVFRQATQFIAADELRPYFFR, encoded by the coding sequence ATGTCGCCCAAGCTTCGACGGCTCACGTCGCGCGAGGTGCCGGCTGCCCTGCGAGCTTTCGGTTTCGAGGTCGTCGCGACACGCGGCAGTCACGCCAAGCTACGACGTGAATTGGCCGACGGGGCCCGGCAAGTACTGACGATCCCGCTTCATCGGGAACTGGCCCCGGGAACACTGCATGCCGTTTTCCGCCAGGCGACCCAATTCATCGCAGCGGACGAGCTCCGACCCTATTTCTTTCGCTGA
- a CDS encoding type II toxin-antitoxin system HicB family antitoxin, with protein sequence MHAVVRRNRGWYVGECLEVAIVSQGRTLDELVDGLREAVQLHLEDEDAAALGLVPEPRLAVTYELPARAR encoded by the coding sequence GTGCACGCGGTCGTCCGCCGCAATCGCGGATGGTATGTGGGCGAGTGTCTCGAAGTTGCCATCGTCAGTCAGGGCCGCACACTCGACGAGCTGGTCGACGGCCTCCGCGAGGCGGTGCAGCTGCACCTCGAGGACGAAGACGCCGCAGCTCTCGGTCTGGTTCCCGAGCCGAGACTTGCCGTAACCTACGAGCTTCCCGCCCGTGCTCGTTGA